In one Mus caroli chromosome 14, CAROLI_EIJ_v1.1, whole genome shotgun sequence genomic region, the following are encoded:
- the Xkr6 gene encoding XK-related protein 6, producing MAAKSDGGGVGVGFAQLHNLDEAVGSGEEDGEPGGGGCGGGDGSEPGESSSLHICHCCNTSSCYWGCRSACLRSLLGKKPRRSAAAADGGDQPLQPPGAAGRHPPTPSAGRPQPASPQVERPWLDCLWIVLALLVFFGDVGTDLWLALDYYRKGDYGCFGLTLFFVLVPSLLVQSLSFRWFVQDYTGGGLGAVEGLSSRGPPMMGAGYGHGAARGGPGAGGSATPGAQRLCRLSVWIWQSVIHLLQMGQVWSSKQKT from the coding sequence ATGGCGGCGAAATCCGATGGCGGTGGCGTGGGGGTGGGCTTCGCCCAGCTGCACAACCTGGACGAGGCGGTGGGCAGCGGCGAGGAGGACGGGGAGCCCGGGGGAGGCGGCTGCGGCGGCGGCGACGGCAGCGAGCCCGGCGAGAGCAGCTCGCTGCACATCTGCCACTGCTGCAACACCTCCTCGTGCTACTGGGGCTGCCGCTCCGCCTGCCTGCGCTCGCTGCTGGGCAAGAAGCCGCGCCGCAGCGCCGCCGCCGCCGACGGGGGGGACCAGCCGCTGCAGCCGCCCGGGGCCGCCGGCCGCCACCCCCCGACGCCCTCGGCCGGCCGACCGCAGCCCGCGTCGCCGCAGGTGGAGCGGCCGTGGCTTGACTGCCTGTGGATCGTGCTCGCGCTGCTGGTGTTCTTCGGGGACGTGGGTACCGACCTGTGGCTGGCCCTCGACTACTACCGCAAGGGGGACTACGGCTGCTTCGGGCTGACCCTGTTCTTCGTGCTGGTGCCGTCGCTGCTGGTGCAGAGCCTGAGCTTCCGCTGGTTCGTGCAGGACTACACGGGCGGCGGGCTAGGCGCCGTGGAGGGGCTCAGCAGCCGGGGACCCCCGATGATGGGGGCCGGCTACGGCCACGGCGCGGCCCGCGGCGGCCCGGGTGCGGGGGGCTCGGCCACCCCGGGGGCGCAGCGTCTGTGCCGCCTCTCCGTGTGGATCTGGCAGTCGGTCATCCACCTGCTGCAGATGGGGCAGGTGTGGAG